In Choloepus didactylus isolate mChoDid1 chromosome X, mChoDid1.pri, whole genome shotgun sequence, a genomic segment contains:
- the LOC119522184 gene encoding profilin-1-like has product MQCVGDISEEVWQNCITLFLQTGMCCDAAIITNSPPWLLASYPGGNLFQLTQEEIQILLARDGREKLFLQGITLAGTKCLLIRDNLYTKGNNTMDLRTKGQSRSSQAVTVVQIESVYLVVMGQKGTEGGPLNLKAFEMAGYIRETIHQHMAHF; this is encoded by the coding sequence ATGCAGTGTGTGGGGGATATCAGTGAAGAGGTTTGGCAGAACTGCATCACCCTCTTCCTGCAGACTGGAATGTGCTGTGATGCAGCAATCATCACCAATTCCCCGCCTTGGTTATTAGCATCTTACCCTGGAGGCAACCTGTTCCAGTTGACCCAGGAAGAGATTCAGATCTTGCTGGCAAGGGATGGGAGAGAGAAGTTGTTTCTCCAGGGAATCACCCTTGCGGGGACCAAATGCTTACTGATCCGAGACAACCTGTACACCAAGGGCAACAACACCATGGACCTCCGCACCAAAGGCCAGAGCCGGAGCAGCCAGGCAGTAACAGTTGTTCAGATCGAGTCTGTATACCTTGTGGTGATGGGACAAAAGGGAACAGAGGGAGGGCCTCTCAACCTCAAGGCTTTTGAAATGGCAGGTTACATCAGAGAGACCATTCATCAGCACATGGCCCATTTCTAA